In the genome of Streptomyces aquilus, the window GCGGGTTCACCGTGCCCAGTCCGTCGGCCGTACGCCACCCGCCCTGGCGGACGTAGGTGCTGGTGAGGTCGGACCGGATGGCCATGTCGGCGGCCCACTCGACCTGGTTGGGGGTGGGCTGGTACGCCTGCTGCGCCGGGTCGTTGCGCGGCTGCGAACAGGTGCGGTCGTCGTCGATCGTGCTCGTGGGGCTGCCGGCCACCGCGGCCGACATCGTGGCCGCGGACCTCGACGGGGTGCCGGAGCCGGTCAGGGCCGGTGACGCCTGCCCGCCCGCGGCCTTGGCGCCGGTGGCGGCCGCACTCACGGTGAAGGAGATCTTCTTCCCGGTCGCGGGCACCTCGGTCTTGATCTTCAGTGGCGCCGCGGTGTTCCAGGCGGTCGCCGCGAGCGGGTCGCTGACGTGGCTGCGCAGGCTCGCGGACACGGCCTGGTCCACGGCGAGCGCGCCGGTCGAGGACACCTCTGCGTCCGCCGCGACCTTCAACTGCCGCACGGGCGAGGGAAGGTGTGTCACGGAGGTGGGTTTGCCGGTGAGGAAGACGCGGCCGGAGGTGCCGGCCGCCAGGCCCAGCGCGCCCGACCGGCCCCGGGCGAAGGTGGTGGTCCGGCCGGCCGCGGTGCGACGGGCGCGGGCCTTGCCGTCCTTCTGGTCCAGGAAGTCGACGCCTCCCTCGGCGTCGACGTGCAGCCCGAAGGCGGGTCCGGTGGTGGTGGCGAGCTCGGTGGTGTGGTTCTTCCGGTCGAAGCCGATCAGCCGGCCCGCCGCCGCGCCGACGATGCCGTCGGGTGTGGGGACCGCCGAGGTGACCTGGACGTTCTCGGTCTGCCTGCGGACGACGGCACCGGTGGCGGTGTTCACCGTCAACAGCCGTGTCTGGTTGCGCTGTTCGTCGCCCAGCTGGGTGAGCACGGCCGTCTCGCCGGTGCCGCAGCCCGGGTTGAAGTACCCGAGGGTGACCGTGTCGGCGAGCTTGGTGACCTTGCCGCTGGTCAGGTCGACGACGGCGGCGAAGCCGCCGCGCTCCATCAGCTCGGGGCTGTTGGTGAAGTCCCGGGGCGCGTAGACGACCACGGCCCGCTTGCCGGACCCGGTCACGCAGGCGTTCCCGATCCACAGGTCGGTGCCGAAGCCGGGCTCCGAGAGCGTGGCGACGGTCCGCCACTGGTAGGCCTTGCCGCTGTCGGCGGCCAGCACCCGCAGGGCGGAACCGTCACCGGCGACGGTCACCGCGCGGTCGGCGGACTTCCGCCAGCCGCTGGGCAGCTGCGTGTCCGGGGAGAGCACCTTCGGCGACCTGTCCTGGGCGGGCGCCTTGGGAGCGGGGTCGCCCGTGCCCGAGGACGCGGCGGCGGACGAGGGTGACCGGGAGGGTGGTGAGGCGAAGGCGGGGCCGGTCTGGGTCAGACCGGTGACCACCAGGGAAGTGGCGAGTAGGGCGATGGACGCACGTGCTCTGTGTCTCAGCCTCAAGGGTCCTCCAGGGTCCCGATGGGCAGGTGTGACCGACGGTGGGAGCAGAGGTGAGGGTGGGAGGCAGGCCACGCGTGCCGCCTCATCCCCGTTACGGGAGAAGGGAATTCCCGCAAGTGAAGCCGACACAAAGTACGTGCCGTGGCCCCGGGAAGGGAAGAGCTCATGACCATGAAACTCTTCGGCGATGTGGGGTTCTGTCGGAAACCATCGGTCCTGCCGCTGGTCAACGCGTGGGAAGTGACCGCGAATCACAAGGCATTTGGTGGCCAGGAGATTCAAGTGCGGGAAGTTGCTTGGCGGTTTCTTTGGTGATCCTTGGTTGTTCCTGTTCGGCCCCGGAGAGAATCCTGTAACTCGCCGATCACCGCGCGGAGTTTGCCTGCCTTCCTCACTGCAAAGGACGGGTCATGGTCCATGCTCTTCCCGTGTTCCGGAACATCAACAGACGGGCGGCGGCCATCGGCCTCGCCGTCGTCACCTGTGCCGGTGTCACCACGTTCGCCACCGGGAGCCAGGCGCACGCGGTCACCGTCATCTACTCCTCCTCGCCCTGCATCTCCAGGGACTCCAGGGGCTTCGACCCCGACTGCGAGGCGGACCTCTTCATCAACTACAACTCGTCGCCCCAAAGCGGTGTCCTGCCGGCGCCCGGTGCGATCGCCGACATGTACGGGGACATCTACGACTTCTCGGCAGGCCTGGACGGCAACGGGCAGTACGTCTTCGTCTTCAGCACCGCCGGCAGCCGGCCCGGTGCCGGACAGCAGATCAAGAACAACGCGGCCTCCGCGGATCCCTGCGGTGTGAACAGCTACCGCATCTACTACAACTCCGGATACTCCGGCCACTCCCAGTACTTCGGCTCCGACCGGTACTGCGACGGGGACTTCAACTTCGACTCCACGCTGAAGAACGAGGACGCCTCGGAGCACTGGTCCTGAAGACCCGTCATGGTCAGTGACTCGGTTGTCCACAAGGAGAGTTGATGCGTCGTCGGAGAGCTGTGAGCCCCGTGGTCGCCGTCGCGGCGGCGCTGCTCGCCCTGACCGGATGCTCCCCGGGCGGCGGGACCGGCACGCCCCGGGCAGGGGGTGCCACTCCCTCCGGGACCGGCGCCCCCGCCTGGCCCGCCGCGGTGCCCGCGTCGGGCCTCGCCAAGGGCCTGGTCCTGCCCATGGAGGCCTACATGGAGCCGTACGCGGACACCGTGGTCATCGACCGGGCCGTCGACCGGCTCACCACCCAGTGCATGAAGCGGTACGGCTACGCCTACACCCCTCCGGCCCGCGGTATGACGCCACCGCCCAGCAGCGACGACTCCAACATGCCGCGCCGCTACGGCATCACCGACGAGGACCTGGCCGCCAGGTTCGGCTACTTCCTCGGCGATCTCAACCAGACCCCGCCGCCGGCGCCGAAACTCACCCCCGCGGAGACGGCCGTGCTCACCGGCCGACTCGCCATCGCACGGGGCGCCAAGAAGGCCCCCGCGCGGATCGGCGGCAGGAGCATCCCCCAGGACGGATGCCTCGGCGAGGCGACCCGGAGGATCGGGCCGCGCATCGACGAGAGTCTGCCCAGCAAACTGGACTACGAGAGTCTGCGCCGCTCGCAGAGCGATCCCCGTGTGCTGGCCGTCATCGGCGCCTGGTCGCGGTGCATGAAGGCCAAGGGCTACACCGTGGACAGCCCGCTGAACGCCGCGAACCTCACCCCCGACACCCACGACGGGCAGACCGGGCAGGCGGACATCACCACGGCCCTGACCGACATCAAGTGCAAGCGGCAGACGGGCCTGGTGAAGACCTGGTTCACCGTGGAGTCCGCCATCCAGCGCGGACAGATCGAACAGCACCAGCTGGCCCTGACCCAGGTCAGGCAAAGGATCACCGCCGAGGTCAAGGCGGCGACCGGCGTACTGGGCCGCTGACCCGCGACACGACGGCGCAGCCGCGCCCGACGGCGCCGACTCACCTTCACCGAAAGGGACGCAAGACTCCATGGGATCGCGTACGGCCCGGCGGCGGCGCGCCGTCGTGGGCGTGGCCGCACTGGCCGGGCTGCTGTCGGTCGGCGGGCTGGCGGGATCAGGACTGGTGCGGTCGCCCTCGCAGGCCGCCGCGGACACCCGCCCGCCGGCGCCGAGCGTGATCACCGCGCCGGTGACGCGGCAGGTCCTGCGCTCCACCGTCGTGCTGCGGGGCACCTTCGCCGACGGCCGGACCGTGTCCGCCCAGCCGTCCTCGGTGGCCGAGACCGAAACTCCGTCCAGGCCCGCGCAGTTGATGGTCACCGGCGTGTTCACCCGGGCGGGCCGCTCCGTCCGGGCCGCCCGGGCGCTGGTGGAGTACTCGGGGCGGCCGGTGTTCGCGCTGCCGGGAGCCGTTCCGGCGTACCGGGACCTGGTCCACGGCGAACAGGGCGGCGATGTCGAGCAGTTGCAGAAGGCACTGGTCGCGCAGGGCTACGGCACCGGCGGCGACACCGCGGGTGTCTTCGGACCCGGCACCGAGCATGCGGTGCGCGAGCTGTACCGGCACCTCGGCTACCCCGTCCCCGTGACCCGTGACGCGAGCCCTCCCTCCGCCTCGGACGGCAAGGCCGCCACCGGAGCGGACGCGTCGGCCTCCCCGACGCCCCCACCCCAGGAGGCGCCCTCCTCCACCGCGCACGCCATGGTGCCCGCGTCGGAGGTGATCTTCGTACCGTCACTGCCCGCACGGGTGGTGTCCGTTCCGGTCCAGGTCGGCGACCCGGTCAAGGGTCCGGTGATCACACTCGCCCGCGGCGGCCTGACGCTCACCGGGCAACTGGACCCGGCCCAGGCCGGCCTCGTCACCCCGGGGATGAAGGTCTCCGTGCTCTCGGAGGCCACCGGTGCCCAGGCGCGCGCCACCGTGGAGTCGGTGGGCGCCCTCGTCACCCCGGGCGACGGCAAGGCAGGTACGTCGGACTCCGGCACGGTGGCGACCACGGGCGGCGGAGCCTACCGGCCGCTGGCCGTCAAGCCGGACAAGGCGTGGAACACGGCCTTCGCCGGCCAGGACGTACGCATCACGGTCACCGCCGCGTCGACCGCGAAGCCGGTGCTGGCGGTGCCCGAGGCCGCGATCACGGCCGGTGCCGACACCCACACCTCGGTCACCGTGGTCACCACCGCCGGAGAACGGCGGACCGTACGGGTGGCGACCGGGGCGTCCGCGGACGGCATGGTGCAGGTCACCCCGGAAAACGGCGCCCACCTGCAAGCCGGCGACCGGGTCGTGGTCGGGAAATGATCACAGCCCCCGAGGAGCGGACCCGCACCGCCCCGGAACCTCCCGCGGTGCTGCGGCTCGACGGCTGCTCGAAGACGTACCCCGGCTCCCCTCCCGTGCAGGCCCTGCACCCGGCCGACCTGACCGTGCGGGCCGGCGACTACCTCACCGTGGTCGGGCCGTCCGGCTCGGGGAAGTCCACGCTGCTGAATCTGCTCGGACTGCTGGACCGCCCCACCTCGGGCACCCTCACCTTCGCCGGGGTGGACGTGGCGGGGCTGCCCGAGCGGGCGCGCACGGCGCTGCGCGGACGCCGTATCGGCTTCGTCTTCCAGGAGTTCCATCTGCTGCCGTACCGCAGCGCGCTGGAGAACGTGGCACTCGCGCGGCTCTACGTCACCGACCGTGCCGCCGATCGCGTCCGCGCCGCCACCGACGCCCTGGAACGCGTCGGCCTCGGCCATCGCCTGGACGCCTCGCCCACCACTCTGTCCGGCGGTGAGCGGCAGCGGGTCGCCATCGCCCGCGCCCTGGTCAACGAGCCCGACCTGCTGTTGTGCGACGAGCCGACCGGCAACCTCGACTCCGTGACCGCCGCCACCGTGATGGACCTGCTGGGCGACCTCAACGAGGCGGGTGTCACCGTCATCGTCATCACGCACGATCCGGCGGTGGCCGCCCGCGCCCACCGCCGGATCACCATCCTCGACGGCCGCCTGTCGGCCCGCGACGCATCCGGCGTGCGCCCCCTCGGCGCGGAGAGGACCGGGACCGCGTGAGCACACTCCTGCCGGGCCGGCGCCGCCCCCGTACCCCGGCACCGGTTCCCCCGACCCGGCTGCACGCGCGCGACCTGCTCGCCGAGGCGCTCACCGGGCTGCTCCAGCGCCCCGGCCGGTCGGTGCTGACCATGCTCGGCACCGTCCTCGGCGTGTGGGCCTTCGTCGCGGTGCTCGGTCTGACGTCGACCGCGACCGGGCAGATCGGCGCATCCTTCAGTCTGCTGGAGGAGACCACCGTCACCGTGGACGACGCGGCCCCGGGCGGCGGGCGGGCCACCAGCTTCCCCGCCGACGCCGACGCCCGCCTCGGCAGGCTCAACGGGGTGGTGGCCGGCGGTACTTGGTGGCCGGTCCCGGTGCGCGCCCCGCTCATCTCGGCGCGGCCGGACGTCACGGCCGTGGGGGACCAGGGCGCCGACATCGGGGTGTACGCGGCCTCACCGGGGGCCCTGCGCGCCATGCAGCCCACCCTCGCCACGGGCACGCTCTACAACACCTTCCACCAGACCCGGGGCGAACGGGTGTGTCTGCTCGGCCTGTCCGCGGCCCGGTTGCTGGGCATCAGCCGGCTCGACGGGAGTCCGGCGGTCTTCGTCGACGGTGTCTCGTACAGCGTGGTGGGCATCCTCGCGGACACCGAACGGCTGCCGCAGACCCTGCTGGGCATGGTCATCCCCACGACCACGGCACTGCGCGAATACGGCGCCCCGCTCGACTCACCCGCTCAGGCACTGATCAGAACCCGCCCCGGGGCGGCCCAACTGGTCGCCCGGCAGGCGCCGCTCGCACTGCGCCCGGATCGGCCGGACCTCCTCAAGGCGACCCCGCCGCCCGACCCGCACGGCCTGCGGGACCAGGTCGACACCGATCTGTCCGGGCTCTTCCTGGCACTGGCCGTCATCTGCCTGGTCGTCGGGGCCTTCGGCATCGCCAACACCACCCTGGTCGCCGTCCTCGAGCGGACGTCCGAGATCGGCCTGCGCCGCGCCCTGGGCGCGCGGCCCCGCCACATCACCGCCCAGTTCCTCACCGAGTCCACGGCCCTGGGGACCCTCGGCGGCCTGATCGGCACCTCCCTGGGGGTCGCCACCGTGCTGGGCACGGCGGTGGTCCGCGACTGGACGGCCGTGCTCCAACCCGCGGCCGTGCTCCCGGCCCCCCTCGCCGGCACCGTCACCGGCCTGCTCGCGGGCCTCTACCCCGCGCTGCGGGCGGGCCGGGTCGAGCCGCTCGCGGCGCTGCGCCGCTGAACGCGGCTCAGGGCCGCGAGCGCAGCGCCGGGTGGTCCGCCACCACGGTGCAGGAGCCGGGAGCGATCTCCGTGAAGCCCGCGTCCCGGACCAACGGCAGCCCGCTGACGGTGAGTTCACGCCAGCGCTCTGGCGTCGCGGTCCGCACGGCCAGCGGGAAACCCGCCTCGCGCCAGGCGTCCCGCTCCTCGACCGACAGTTCCCACCAGGCGAGTTGGGCCCCATGCCCGGCCTGCGCCATCGCCTTGCCGGCCGACATGTCGAGATCCGGGCTCATCCACAGCACCGGCACCCCGGGATCGACGTCCCCGGGGGCCTCCGGGTCGTCGAGATCGGTCCCGGACACCTGGAGCTTGGCCAGCTCCTTCGGCCACCCGTCGAGCGGCACCGGCGGGAAGACCCGCACCTCGGCCGCCTTCCCGGTCACCGTGATCCCGGGCAGCGCCTCGGCCTTCCGCCACTCCGCCCCACGGGCCCGCCGCACGACCTTGCGGATCCGGGCGTCCTGCCAGTCCCGCATGACCTGAGCCCACTCGCCCTCACCGAGGGACCGCTCGTCACTCAGGATCAGGAGAACGGCACGGGCGGCCGTCTCCAGGGCGTCGGTACGGGCAGGAGGAGCGGCACGCTCGATGCGGACGACCAGAGGCAGGACGAACTGAGGGGCCTGGTCGCGCACATCGGCTTCGGGGGTAAAGGGGCTGGCGTTCACCCGGCCACCTTAAGGCGACATCATTTGGCCATGGAACGCGATCTGCAGCTGGACAACGTGGGCCGCCGCTACGGCCTGCGCGGCCCCTGGGTCTTACGGGGCATCCACCTCACCCTCGCCCCCCGGGACCCTCACCCGCGTAGAGGGCCCGAACGGCACCGGCAAATCCACGCTGCTGCGTATCCTCGCCCGCCTCGACGCCCCCTCCGAGGGCAGGGTCAAGGGCCGCCCCCGCACGGCCTACGTCCCCGAGCGCTTCCCCTCGGCGCTGCCCTTCACGGCCGCCGGCTACCTCACCCACCTGGCCACGATCCACGGCCTCACCCGCACCTCCGCCCAGCGCGCCGCCACCGACACCCTGGAACGGTTCGGCGCCTCCTCCTACGCCCACACGCCCATGGCCCAGCTCTCCAAGGGCAGCAGCCAGAAGGTCGCCGTCGCGCAGGCCCTGCTCGCCGAACCGGAACTGCTCGTCCTGGACGAGGCGTGGACCGGCCTCGACACCGGCGCGCGTGCCGAACTGGAGCGGGCCGTCGCCGAGCGCACCGCGGCCGGCGGAGCGGTGGTGTTCGTCGACCACGACCCGCAGCGCCTCGCGGGAGCGACCGACGCCGTGTACGCCGTACGCGAGGGCGGCCTCGAACGTCGTACGACACCCATGGCCCCCGATCCGGCGGCCACCGGCCCGCACGTCCTCGTCGAGGCGCAGGGTCCGGCGGGCGGACGGCTGCCCGCGGACGTGCACCGCACCGCCACCACCGCCGAGGAGCCGGAACCCGGCAGCTACCGGCTCACCGTCCCCGCGTCCCACTCGGACGTCCTGCTGCGCACGCTGCTGACCTCCCGCCCGCCCTGGCACGTCGTGAGCGTGCGCCACCAGACACCGGAAGGCGGCCGATGACCGCGCTGCTCCGCTACCAGGCCGCCCTGCTCCTGCGCTCGCAGCGCTGGCTGCCGCCGGTCATCCTCTATGCCGCGTTCCTCGGGGTCGGTGTGCAGAGCGGGCAGCCGATCCTGGACTCCCTCGGCTACGCCGCCGCCGCGCTGCTGCCGGTCGCCGCCTGGCTGGTGCGGATCTGTGTCGCGGGCGAGCCGCCCGCCGCCCGGGCCTGTGTCTCCGCCGCGGTCGGGCCCGCCCGGGCGCATCTCGCCGCGCTGCTGGTGGCGCTGACCGGCGCGGCGATGCTCGGCACCGTCGCGACCGTGCTCGTGACGCTGATCAGCGACCCGGTGAGCTCCGACCACCAGATCCGGGTGCCGAGGGTTCCGGCAGGCGGGTCCGGGCTGCTCGCGGTGCTGGCCTGCGCATTGCTCGGCACGGCGGTCGGCGCGCTGACCACCTGGCCGCTGCTGCGCTCGCCGGGCCGGGCGGTGCCCACGATGCTGCTCGCGGCCCTGCTGTCGGTGGTGGTGACCGGCTCCCCGGCCCACGCGGCGGTCAGCGGCCTGGTCACCGGTTCGCAGCGGGGGACGGTCCCGCTGCCCTTGCTGCCCCTCGCGGCGGCCGCGATGGTCACGGCCGGGGCGCTCGCCGCGGCCTGCGCGCTGACCTCCCGCCGCTCACCCTGAACAAGCGGTCCGCTGTGCCTCCTGCCACTCGCAGACCGGGCACAGCGTGATCCCCTTGTACGACTCCGGGTACTCCGTCGGCTTCCGGCACAGCACGCACTCGGCGTACGGCGGCCCTTCGGCGACCGGCGGCTTCGGGACCTCGCGGATCGTGCAGTAGTCCTCGCTCATGCCTCCAGCCTAGGACAGGCCCTTGGCGCCGATCAGCTGGGAGACCTTCACGAACCGGTAGCCCCGGGCCCGCAGTTCCGGCACGATCCGCCGCACCGCCCGCTCGGTCGCCGGCGCGGCACTGCGCGTGCAGTGCATGACGACGACGGAACCGGGCCGGACGCCTTCGAGGACCTGCGACGCCACGGCGTCCGCGTCCGTCGCGAAGGCGTCCCCGCTCACCACGTCCCACTGCACGGCCGTGACACCGGCCGGGGTGAGCGCCTTGAGCGCCGTACGGTCGTAGCAGCCGCCGGGGAAGCGGAAGTACGGCATCGCGTCCGGCACCCCCGCCTCGCGGAAGGCGGTGTACGCGCGCTCGACGTCGGACCGCATCCGGTCCTCGGACAGCGTGGGCAGCCCGTAGCAGTCGCCGGTGAAGGCGTAGTGGCTGTACGAGTGGTTCGCGACCTCGAAGAGCGGGTCCCGCCCGATCGACCGGGCCTCGGCCGGGTACTCCTCGGCCCACCGGCCCGTCATGAACACGGTCGCCTGCACCTTCAGCGCGCGCAGCGTCGCGATGAGCCGCGGGTTGTCGAAGCGCTCGCCGGCCGCCGCCCGTGCCCCCTGGTCGGCGGTCATGTCGGCGTCGAAGGTGAGGGCGACGGCCTTGTCCGCGGTGCGGGGGCCGTGCTTGAAGACGGGGGTGAGACCGGCCGGGCCGGGGGCGAGGGTCGGGGGGTGCGAGGGGGCGGCGGCGGAGGGGGCCGGGTGGGCGGCCTTGGCGCGGGGTGCCTGGGGGGTGGCGGCGCAGGCGGTGAGGGCGGCGCCGAGGGCACAGACGGCGGCGACTTGTCGTACTCGAATGATCACCGTACGAACATAAAGGGGTGAATCGGGCGGGACTCGGATCGCCGCACGTCATGCCCCGCGAAAGCCCTCGATCAGGCGCCCTTCAGCAGCCTCTTCCGGCACTCCTCGACGTCGAAGTCCGCCTTCGGGTACTGCGGGTCCAGTGCCTCCAGGTGCTCCAGGAGGAGGCGGCTGACGGCCCAGTTGCGGTACCACTTGCGGTCGGCGGGGATGAGGTACCAGGGGGCCCGCGGGGTGGCGCAGCGGCGCAGGGCGAGCTCGTACGCCTCCTGGTAGGCGGGCCACAGTGCGCGCTCGTCGATGTCGCCGGGGCTGAACTTCCAGTGCTTGTCCGGGCGGTCGAGGCGTTCGAGGAGGCGGGCGCGCTGTTCGTC includes:
- a CDS encoding ABC transporter permease, translated to MSTLLPGRRRPRTPAPVPPTRLHARDLLAEALTGLLQRPGRSVLTMLGTVLGVWAFVAVLGLTSTATGQIGASFSLLEETTVTVDDAAPGGGRATSFPADADARLGRLNGVVAGGTWWPVPVRAPLISARPDVTAVGDQGADIGVYAASPGALRAMQPTLATGTLYNTFHQTRGERVCLLGLSAARLLGISRLDGSPAVFVDGVSYSVVGILADTERLPQTLLGMVIPTTTALREYGAPLDSPAQALIRTRPGAAQLVARQAPLALRPDRPDLLKATPPPDPHGLRDQVDTDLSGLFLALAVICLVVGAFGIANTTLVAVLERTSEIGLRRALGARPRHITAQFLTESTALGTLGGLIGTSLGVATVLGTAVVRDWTAVLQPAAVLPAPLAGTVTGLLAGLYPALRAGRVEPLAALRR
- a CDS encoding polysaccharide deacetylase family protein, translated to MIIRVRQVAAVCALGAALTACAATPQAPRAKAAHPAPSAAAPSHPPTLAPGPAGLTPVFKHGPRTADKAVALTFDADMTADQGARAAAGERFDNPRLIATLRALKVQATVFMTGRWAEEYPAEARSIGRDPLFEVANHSYSHYAFTGDCYGLPTLSEDRMRSDVERAYTAFREAGVPDAMPYFRFPGGCYDRTALKALTPAGVTAVQWDVVSGDAFATDADAVASQVLEGVRPGSVVVMHCTRSAAPATERAVRRIVPELRARGYRFVKVSQLIGAKGLS
- a CDS encoding ABC transporter ATP-binding protein, with translation MITAPEERTRTAPEPPAVLRLDGCSKTYPGSPPVQALHPADLTVRAGDYLTVVGPSGSGKSTLLNLLGLLDRPTSGTLTFAGVDVAGLPERARTALRGRRIGFVFQEFHLLPYRSALENVALARLYVTDRAADRVRAATDALERVGLGHRLDASPTTLSGGERQRVAIARALVNEPDLLLCDEPTGNLDSVTAATVMDLLGDLNEAGVTVIVITHDPAVAARAHRRITILDGRLSARDASGVRPLGAERTGTA
- a CDS encoding ABC transporter; protein product: MTALLRYQAALLLRSQRWLPPVILYAAFLGVGVQSGQPILDSLGYAAAALLPVAAWLVRICVAGEPPAARACVSAAVGPARAHLAALLVALTGAAMLGTVATVLVTLISDPVSSDHQIRVPRVPAGGSGLLAVLACALLGTAVGALTTWPLLRSPGRAVPTMLLAALLSVVVTGSPAHAAVSGLVTGSQRGTVPLPLLPLAAAAMVTAGALAAACALTSRRSP
- a CDS encoding peptidyl-tRNA hydrolase, which produces MNASPFTPEADVRDQAPQFVLPLVVRIERAAPPARTDALETAARAVLLILSDERSLGEGEWAQVMRDWQDARIRKVVRRARGAEWRKAEALPGITVTGKAAEVRVFPPVPLDGWPKELAKLQVSGTDLDDPEAPGDVDPGVPVLWMSPDLDMSAGKAMAQAGHGAQLAWWELSVEERDAWREAGFPLAVRTATPERWRELTVSGLPLVRDAGFTEIAPGSCTVVADHPALRSRP
- a CDS encoding peptidoglycan-binding domain-containing protein — encoded protein: MGSRTARRRRAVVGVAALAGLLSVGGLAGSGLVRSPSQAAADTRPPAPSVITAPVTRQVLRSTVVLRGTFADGRTVSAQPSSVAETETPSRPAQLMVTGVFTRAGRSVRAARALVEYSGRPVFALPGAVPAYRDLVHGEQGGDVEQLQKALVAQGYGTGGDTAGVFGPGTEHAVRELYRHLGYPVPVTRDASPPSASDGKAATGADASASPTPPPQEAPSSTAHAMVPASEVIFVPSLPARVVSVPVQVGDPVKGPVITLARGGLTLTGQLDPAQAGLVTPGMKVSVLSEATGAQARATVESVGALVTPGDGKAGTSDSGTVATTGGGAYRPLAVKPDKAWNTAFAGQDVRITVTAASTAKPVLAVPEAAITAGADTHTSVTVVTTAGERRTVRVATGASADGMVQVTPENGAHLQAGDRVVVGK